The Caldicellulosiruptor obsidiansis OB47 genome segment GCATAACGAAGGCAGCACTTTCGACTGAGTCGTTCTTGTCTGCTGCATCATTCCAGGAGACAACAAGGGTATTGACAGATGCAGCAATAAAAGGGAAAGTTGATCCATTAATTGGGCTCAAAGAAAATGTCATCATTGGTAAACTTATTCCTGCAGGAACTGGGATGGCAAAGTACAGAAACATTGTGATTGAAGAAAATCAGTAGTAGTATTGGTTGCGGGTATGCCTCAAAGAAAAGGGTATACCCGCTCCAAAATTAAAAATTTTTGAAGTTACAACAAAACAAAAGATGTGCTTTTAAACTTTCTTGACATAAAATAATTTGAGTGTTATTATATTTGAGTGTAATTTTACACCTTCCATGTAAAAAAGGGAGGAAGTGAATTTGTCATCATCAGACATTGAAGCTTTGAAAACTTCACCAAAGACAGTTGGTGCGCGCCAGACTGCCCAAGCTATCCAGAAAGGCAAGGCAAAGATTGTTTTTGTCGCAAAGGACAGCGATGAGTGGGTAGTGAGGGATATAATAGATATGTGCAAGCAAAAAGGGATAAAACTTGTGTTTGTGGATTCCAAAAAAGAACTTGGTAAGATTTGTGGTATAAGTGTGGCAGCATCGTCTGCCGCGATAATTGAATAAGATTTTTTTAAGGAGGTGCAAGAATGCCAACAATAAACCAGCTTGTTAGGTACGGCAGAGAGAAAAAGGTTGAAAAGTCAAAGGCACCAGCACTTCAAAAAGGTTTTAACTCTTTGAAGAAAAAGTATTACGATATTAGCTGTCCTCAGAGGAGAGGGGTTTGCACAGTTGTTAAAACTGTGACACCTAAAAAGCCAAACTCAGCTCTGAGAAAGGTTGCAAGGGTAAGACTTACAAACGGTATTGAGGTGACAGCGTACATCCCAGGTATTGGTCACAACTTGCAGGAACACTCAGTTGTTTTAGTAAGAGGCGGAAGAGTCAAGGACTTGCCAGGTGTTAGATACCATATTGTAAGAGGTACTTTGGACTGTGCTGGTGTTGCTAACAGAAGACAGGGCCGTTCCAAATACGGTGCAAAAAGGCCAAAACAACAAGCAGCAGGCGCTGCAAAGAAATAAAATTTGCAAAAAGTGTATGGGAAAGATCGGCATGAATATTTACAGTTTTGTAGAAGGAGGGAAATGGCTTGCCAAGAAAAGGGCCTGTTAAAAAAAGAGAGATATTGCCAGATCCGGTGTATAATGACAAAGTTGTTGCAAAGCTTATTAACAAAGTTATGTATGATGGTAAAAAATCAATTGCACAAAAGATTGTATATGGTGCATTTGATATTATAAGAGAAAAGACAGGCAAGGACCCGCTTGAGGTCCTGGAGGCAGCACTCAACAATGTTATGCCTGTATTAGAGGTTCGTCCAAGAAGAGTTGGTGGTGCGACATACCAGGTACCGATTGAGGTTGCGCCTGACAGAAGACTTTCTCTTGGAATTAGATGGCTTGTTGAGTATGCAAGAGAGAGAAAAGACAAAAGGACGATGAAAGAAAAACTTGCAGCAGAGATCATGGATGCAGCTAACAATACAGGTGGAGCAGTTAAGAAGAAAGAAGATACTCATAGAATGGCAGAAGCAAATAGAGCATTTGCACATTACAGATGGTAATACTATTTTGACAAGGAGGACAGAAGAAATTGCCCAGGCAGTTTCCACTTGAAAAAACAAGAAATATAGGAATTATGGCTCATATAGATGCGGGGAAAACAACAACAACAGAAAGAATTCTCTTTTACACAGGTAAGGTTCACAAATTGGGTGAAGTCCACGAAGGAACTGCTACAATGGACTGGATGGAGCAGGAACAGGAAAGAGGTATTACTATTACCTCTGCTGCTACAACTTGTGAATGGAAAGGTCACAGGATAAACATCATTGACACACCAGGACATGTGGACTTCACAGTTGAGGTAGAAAGGTCTCTGCGCGTGCTTGATGGTGCGATTGCTGTATTTTGTGCAAAAGGCGGCGTTGAGCCACAGTCAGAGACTGTTTGGAGACAGGCAGATAAATACCGTGTTCCAAGGATAGCTTATGTCAACAAGATGGACATAATGGGTGCAAACTTTTTCAACGTTATTGATATGATGAAGGAAAGACTGGGTGCAAACCCGGTTGCAATCCAAGTTCCAATTGGAAAAGAAGATACTTTCAAAGGTATTGTTGACCTTCTTACAATGAAGGCTATAATCTATGTTGACGACCTTGGAAAAGTCTCGCAAGAGACAGAGATTCCAGATGAAGTAAAAGGCATTGCTGAAGAGTACAGGATTAAACTTTTAGAAGCTGTTGCAGAAACTGACGAAGATATTATGATGAAATATTTAGAGGGTGAAGAGATTACAGTTGAAGAGCTCAAGGCTGCAATAAGAAAAGCTACAATCAACATGCAGATGACACCTGTGCTTTGCGGTTCATCTTATAGAAACAAAGGTGTTCAGCCACTTTTGGATGCTGTTGTTGATTATTTGCCATCACCAGTTGATATTGCTGCAGTGAAAGGATTTTCACCTGATACTGGTGAAGAGATTGAAAGAAAGACAAGTGAAGATGAACCATTCTGTGCACTTGCATTTAAAATTATGTCTGACCCATATGTTGGTAAACTGACATTCTTGAGAGTTTACTCAGGTGTTCTTCATGCAGGGTCGTATGTTTATAACTCTACAAAGAACAAGAAAGAAAGAGTAGGAAGACTTTTGCACATGCACGCAAACCACAGGGAAGACGTTGATGCAGTGTATGCAGGTGATATCTGTGCAGCAATAGGTCTTTCTAATACTACAACAGGTGATACCCTCTGCGATGAAAATCATCCGATTGTTTTGGAATCTATGGAATTTCCAGAACCTGTTATACAGGTTGCTATTGAGCCAAAGACCAAAGCTGACCAGGAGAAGATGGGTATTGCGCTGCAGAGACTTTCAGAGGAAGACCCGACGTTCAAAGTATCAACAAACCACGAGACAGGGCAAACTCTTATTGCAGGTATGGGAGAGCTTCACCTTGAGATTATTGTTGACAGAATGAAAAGAGAGTTCAAGGTAGAGGTCAATGTAGGTAAACCTCAGGTTGCTTACAAAGAGACAATCAAGAAATCTGTCAAGGTTGAAGGAAAGTATATCAGACAGTCTGGTGGTAGAGGTCAGTACGGTC includes the following:
- a CDS encoding L7Ae/L30e/S12e/Gadd45 family ribosomal protein, yielding MSSSDIEALKTSPKTVGARQTAQAIQKGKAKIVFVAKDSDEWVVRDIIDMCKQKGIKLVFVDSKKELGKICGISVAASSAAIIE
- the rpsL gene encoding 30S ribosomal protein S12; translated protein: MPTINQLVRYGREKKVEKSKAPALQKGFNSLKKKYYDISCPQRRGVCTVVKTVTPKKPNSALRKVARVRLTNGIEVTAYIPGIGHNLQEHSVVLVRGGRVKDLPGVRYHIVRGTLDCAGVANRRQGRSKYGAKRPKQQAAGAAKK
- the rpsG gene encoding 30S ribosomal protein S7: MPRKGPVKKREILPDPVYNDKVVAKLINKVMYDGKKSIAQKIVYGAFDIIREKTGKDPLEVLEAALNNVMPVLEVRPRRVGGATYQVPIEVAPDRRLSLGIRWLVEYARERKDKRTMKEKLAAEIMDAANNTGGAVKKKEDTHRMAEANRAFAHYRW
- the fusA gene encoding elongation factor G, whose amino-acid sequence is MPRQFPLEKTRNIGIMAHIDAGKTTTTERILFYTGKVHKLGEVHEGTATMDWMEQEQERGITITSAATTCEWKGHRINIIDTPGHVDFTVEVERSLRVLDGAIAVFCAKGGVEPQSETVWRQADKYRVPRIAYVNKMDIMGANFFNVIDMMKERLGANPVAIQVPIGKEDTFKGIVDLLTMKAIIYVDDLGKVSQETEIPDEVKGIAEEYRIKLLEAVAETDEDIMMKYLEGEEITVEELKAAIRKATINMQMTPVLCGSSYRNKGVQPLLDAVVDYLPSPVDIAAVKGFSPDTGEEIERKTSEDEPFCALAFKIMSDPYVGKLTFLRVYSGVLHAGSYVYNSTKNKKERVGRLLHMHANHREDVDAVYAGDICAAIGLSNTTTGDTLCDENHPIVLESMEFPEPVIQVAIEPKTKADQEKMGIALQRLSEEDPTFKVSTNHETGQTLIAGMGELHLEIIVDRMKREFKVEVNVGKPQVAYKETIKKSVKVEGKYIRQSGGRGQYGHVWLELEPLERGAGYEFVNKIVGGVIPKEFIPSVDAGVQEAMQSGVLAGYPVVDVRVTLFDGSYHEVDSSDMAFRIAAAQAFREGMKKADPVLLEPIMKVEVVVPEEYMGDVMGDINSRRGRIEGMELRGNAQVIRAYVPLAEMFGYATDLRSKTQGRGTYTMQFDHYEEVPKNIADKILEMKNK